The nucleotide window TCTCATCTTCTTCCTTGTCAATTCTGTGGACTCCATGGTTATCGCCACCAAATCACTACACCctttaggaaaaaaaaaaaaaaaaaaaagggaaaaaaaacCTCTACATTTGgcatatattgttttttttactaTGCATTTCTTGTTTATTGTGACACTTGAACCCAAAACCTCCTATATAGCTGTTTTAAAATGTATTACCTTGTTATTAGACCACAACCCATTGGTCAAGATTTAGTACAGTTCTTGCATGCAtaaaagacaatgacgaactatAGAAATCAAAGGGAGAAGGTGGGTGTAGACATATATGTCGAAAATTTCCGAAAATTAGAAAATCCATTAATTTTGTTGGACTGCTTTTTACAATGATATTTAACggggatgtttttttttttttttttttgatagttTGCTATTTCAAGATGGTAGAATCAGGGGCGTAGCACACACGAAGGGCGTGTCCAATCTCCAATGTTCAAACCTCTTACATTGCCCAATACAATCCATACTTTTTAAACTTggtaaaaaaattatatctatagtataagatattaaactaaataatatttagtagaaggcTTATCTATAtctaattagaagagattaaactaaaattataattatctataagagatgcctaatatgatgacaagtgtccctaaagtggtttcttttattatatagtatagaagtATAGATATGTTACATGTTTAATAATACAAAGTTTAGATGGTAATACATTAATAGATAGAAAagcataaaataaaaataaaaaaaatgaaaatataaaACAACATTATTGACCTGGGAAACCTTGATATTCCGATGATGCAGGGATTCCGGTTTTAAACCAAACTCCAAAGGGTTTCAAGAATGAAATGGCCCATTAGGGTTTTGCTGTAGGTTGTTAAATAGTGATAACCATGCAAAAACAACACACGCTTTCTTCTGGCTTTCATCCCAAACGCCTGCTTTCACACCTTCTTCTTCAATGGATCGTAAACACCTTAAACAATCAGTCAGCAACCAAACCGACGTGTCGACCACACTCGCAACCCACCTTCTCTCCAAGAAACACAACACCAACGTTGTTTTCTCCCCCCTTTCCATCCATGTCGCCCTGAGCGTGTTAGCTGCAGGTTCCAAAGGTCAAACACTCGACCAACTCCTCGCTTTCCTCAAAACAAATACCACCGATAACCTCAACTCTCTTTATTCACAGCTTATGCCCTTGATCTTCACCGATGCTAGGCCTAGAGGCGGCCCTCGAGTGTCTTTTGCCAACGGGTTTTGGATTGACAAATACCTTTCTCTCAAACCTTCTTTCAAACAGGTTGTGGACAACGTTTATGAAACCGAATGCAATCAAGTCGATTTCCAAAACAAGGTCAGTTTTAATAATTTTATAACTTTAATTGTGATATAGCTAACATATTATTTATTGATTAACGAAGGCAGAGGTGGCCCATGAACTGAATGCATGGGCGGAAGAGAAAACAAATGGCCTTATCAAACAAGTTATTACTGCTGAAGAAGTTAGCAATATCACATGGCTCATCTATGCAAATGCAATCTACTTCAAGGGAATATGGAGGGACAAGTTTGAACCGTCGATGACGAAAGAATACGACTTCCACCTCCTTAATGGCAACAAAGTTCAAGTTCCGTTCATGACCAATTTTGCAAAAAAATCCGTGGGTGTATACGATGATTTCAAAGTGCTTCGCCTTCCCTATTTACAAGGTCGCAATGAACAAGAGTTCTCTATGTACTTTTTCCTCCCCAATGCAAAAGATGGCCTTCAGTCTTTAGTACAGAAAATCGGTTCCACACCTGATTTTATTGACCGTCACATTCCACATGATTCTGTAATAACCCCGCGGTTTTTGATACCTGTGTTTAAGATCTCATTCGGGTTAGAAGTTTCTGGTATGTTGAAGGAATTAGGCCTTGTATTGCCTTTCAGCGGTGGAGATGGTTTGAGCGAAATGGTTGACTCATCTGATGGTCAAGGTGTTTATGTTTCGAGGATCATCCACAAATCTTTTGTGGAGGTGAATGAAGAAGGTACAGAAGCAATGGCCTATTTGATGGAGATGATGTGCGGTTCAGCACAAACTCCTCCGGAGTATGATAAGGTGGATTTTGTGGCGGATCACCCGTTCTTGTTTGTGATTAGAGAAGATGAGACTGGGGTCGTGTTGTTTATGGGACAAGTGGTTGACCCTCGTGTTGATTGATTGGTAGTTGgaattttgggggttttttttCTTTCTGCATGATGtttggtgttttgatttttgGACTAATATTCAAGCTCTGGATCTGTTATGTTTTGTCATGTGCATTGCTGCTGTATCCTAATATTAGTGCAACAAATAAATGGTAAACAGGTAATCGGTTATAAGCAAgcttttttggaaaaaaaaaagttttgatcAAAACAGGACTGGTCAAAACGGGTCGATTTCGAAAAATATTAAACGGCCAAAATTTGTAAAAGATAATCAGAAAATGTATGAAATAAGAAAATTGCTACATGAATCATTCAATTTCATCGGCAACTAAAACATGTTTGTCTCAAATAATTTGAGTCAAATTTGATCTCAAGAGGAATGCTAGCAGAATCTCAAACTGATCAAGTTCCATTTGTGTGTTCTCTCTTGACTCTTATTTAATCTTATAAGCTCCAAATATTACTCTTGATCCTCTAACCAGTAAAAAGTTATTCTTGATAAACATACGAAAACCAAACATATGTGACCACGTAAAGAAAATTCTTTGGTCCGCCACCGTATAAGATATTAGATATCATTTATGTTAAATCGTTCACTATTCCTGTTGCGTAGCAACTTCAGCTTCAGCTgttcggttttttttttctttctatttttgacatataatggATTAGTTAATTCAAAACTCCATATGCAGGCATAACGCAACCAAGATAAATGTAGTTGTGTTTGTAAACCATTAAAATCCGACCAGTTAAACCAGTTTTGACATATTCTGGTTCCTTTCACGGTTTGCCATGTTGAGATTTATAAGGTCCCTTCACTGTTTGCGAGGGGGTGTTGTGGaaaaacttatttaccaaaatTGGTACTTTGagaaatatttaccaaaatgggtgtTTTTAAATAGTTATCTTTTCTCTCTCCTAATTTTATTGGAtaaaaataatttgttttttaaaatatgttatataagaagaattaattaaaagtttctaatataattaaaaaaaattgcttgtttcatttaattttataaacagattatttttttaattcatataTAAACGTTTTCTTTATAAAAATTATAATGTTTAACTAAATGAAACTTTTATATTCTTTCACATATACTCTCTTAACAGATAACACTCGTTCTTTgtaacaatttttgtttttcattttctttattcTTTAATATTAAAGTACGTTTTTgaataatttaaatttaaaatatatacTAAGAAAACCAATCTACTATCTGAAACCATTTTTTTGCATATTAAATCCCTAATTTTAAAATACAAATGTATAAAAACATTACATTTTAGTTATAAAATTCTACATCGTCTACATATATTTGCATGATAAATTATTTCAAAGTTAGTTATGCGAAAAAATAAATatctttaaattattttaaagCTAGCTACGTATATCAATAtaaattgttttattattttttgtcaTTCAAGCACTttattaaaaaaagttaacagACAACGGTATGGAAACACCATATAAACCAAGCCGGCCGTTTAACCTTTATCAATTATTTCCAAATCTTAAAATATACAGTAATGCATATGCATAGTACTCGTAAACCGCCTTTATCATTCGTACAAGTATATAACTTACTATACCTGGTTGTAGACTTGTAGCAGTTCACCTACATACAAGTATATAACTTACTATACCTGGTTGTAGACTTGTAGCAGTTCACCTACAATGTCTGTCTGGGTTAAATCTCTCTTAATCATGTTGGAAATCTATCTTAGGGTTTCGATGAATGAGAATTAAATGTTCATAAAATGAATTGATAAAAATATTCAGATGAAGATGCAgcgtat belongs to Helianthus annuus cultivar XRQ/B chromosome 5, HanXRQr2.0-SUNRISE, whole genome shotgun sequence and includes:
- the LOC110939222 gene encoding serpin-ZX — translated: MDRKHLKQSVSNQTDVSTTLATHLLSKKHNTNVVFSPLSIHVALSVLAAGSKGQTLDQLLAFLKTNTTDNLNSLYSQLMPLIFTDARPRGGPRVSFANGFWIDKYLSLKPSFKQVVDNVYETECNQVDFQNKAEVAHELNAWAEEKTNGLIKQVITAEEVSNITWLIYANAIYFKGIWRDKFEPSMTKEYDFHLLNGNKVQVPFMTNFAKKSVGVYDDFKVLRLPYLQGRNEQEFSMYFFLPNAKDGLQSLVQKIGSTPDFIDRHIPHDSVITPRFLIPVFKISFGLEVSGMLKELGLVLPFSGGDGLSEMVDSSDGQGVYVSRIIHKSFVEVNEEGTEAMAYLMEMMCGSAQTPPEYDKVDFVADHPFLFVIREDETGVVLFMGQVVDPRVD